The region CAGGGACATGGCACACACCAGGGCTGGCAACAGGTTCACAGTGGGGCCGCAGGGACAGGGGGTCACAGGGGGTGACAGGGTGCGACAGGGGGTGACAGAAGGTGACGGGGGTGACAGTAGGTGACAGGGGGTGACAGGGGGTGACGGGGGTGACAGTAGGTGACAGTAGGTGACAGGAGGTGACAGGAGGTGACAGGGGGTGACGGAGGTGATAGTAGGTGACAGGAGGTGACAGGGAGTGACAGGGGGTGACAGGGGGTGACAGGAGGTGACAGGAGGTGACAGGGCTGCCCGCGGCTCCTCACCCACGTCGAACTCGACGCCGTGCTGCTGGAAGGTGTGGCAGCACCCCCCGGCCTGCTCgtgctgctccagcaccagcaccctGCGGCCCGCCTTGGCCAGCGTGGCGGCCACCGCCAGGCCCCCCACGCCGCTGCCGATGACCACGGCGTCCAGGCGCTCGGGCACGCGCCGGGCACTGAACCctgcacacgcacacacacgtGTGACAGTGACCGCCGGGGACACCGGCCCTGCACAGCCGGTGTTACAaaggacacacggacacacggacacgcGGACACACTCACCCTGCTTCAGGACCCTGTCCCGGGCGCGCTGGTCGGTCACCAGGGGCCGTGGTGGCCCCGGGGGTGGCCCTGCGAAGGGGTTGCCCGACGGGGCCAGCAGCCGATGGGCCACCCGGGCCAGCGCCAGCGCGGCCagggccagcggcagcagcagcagcagcgtgggCCACATGGCTGTCACTGCGTGTGGTTGTGTGgggacacggcagggacacggcagggacacGCAGGGACACTCacggacacacagggacacgcACGGTCACTCACAGACacggacacacagggacacagcagggacaggtcagggacacacacagacacaacaAGGACACGGCAGGGACACGCACAGACACggcagggacacacaggaacAGGGCACAGACACGCAGGGACACTCACGGACACTCACAGACACTCACGGACACgcacagacacagcagggacaggtcAGGGACAcgcacagacacagacacaacAAGGACACGGCAGGGACACGCACAGACACGGCAGGGACACGCACAGACACGGCAGGGACACGcacacagcccagcccggcGAGCGCAGCCCCAGCCCTCACAGCCGGGGCAGCTCAGGGGATTATGGAGCGGCTTTAGGGACAGCGCTGCTTAAAGACACAgagccagggacagggcaccACGGACAGGGCACCACGGACAGGGCACCAGGGACAGGGCACCCCTGGCCACGGTACCCTACAGGACCCTATGGCACCCCATGTCACCCCATGGCACCCCATGGCACCCCGTGACACCCCGGGGCCCTGGCAGCCCGCGGGAGGTGCCCACGCGTGTGCACGAGGTGGGCACGTGCGTGTCACCCCAGGGCGCTGCACACACGGGCACGGGCACACCCAGGCGTGTGCAAGGGAGCCAAAAGCACTTTGCAcgcccacagcccctgcacaCCCCCTCGCACGCCCCCCAGGCCCCCCCGCacaccccccagaccccccccgtgcctgcagctctgctgaccCCTCCCGGCAGCACCAAGCAAGGGCCCCGTGCGTGTGCAAGGTGACACGCGTGTGACACGCGTGTGACACGCTCACCCGCAcgcccccagctccccccagccccagacCGGGGGGAAATGGAGATTTGCAGATAAAAACCATCAGCAccggggggacagggctgggggggcggcagggtggcacaggtgacacaggtgacacggGTGGCACGGGTGACACAGGTGGTACAGGTGGCAcgggtgacacaggtgacataGGTGACACAGGTGGCACGGGTGGCAcgggtgacacaggtgacataggtgacacaggtggcacgggtggcacaggtgacacaggtgacacaggtggcacaggtgacataggtgacacaggtggcacaggtaGCACAGGTAACACAGGTAGCACAGGTGACataggtgacacaggtgacataggtggcacaggtgacacaggtaaCACAGGTGACACgggtggcacaggtgacacaggtggcacaggtgaTGCCAGCCCAGACCCCCTCGCGTTCACCACAAGGGACAAAGCCGTTTTTGTCTCCTTTAATAAAACTGACAGCAAAGTACCAAAAAGGAGGAAATGGCGGCAGggacgggggggacacggggcaggggGACACACCCTGCACCCCCCGTGTCCCTGAACCTCGGGGACACGCCAGGTCACCGCCCCAGACCCCCCGCAGCGAGTCCCCAGCcacagccccccccccccccccgggtTAATTACAAGGTTAATTACAAGGTGGGTTAAGGGTTAATGAAGGGTTAATTACAGGGCGCGGGGAGGGGGTTATTGCTACCTGGGGAGGGGTGACAGGGGACACgagggacagcgaggggacccCCACCCTGgcaaggggagaagggggtcccCGAGGGGGGGTTGTGGCCTGGGGGACAGCGAGGGgccccccccaaaccccgcaCCCCCAATCCCAGGGGGGCTCCCCCAGGTCCTGGCAGTGACTCAGCTGTGGGGGGGCTGTGCCCCCCATGGGACCCCccggctgctcctgcccctccccagatttgggggggggggggacagaGGGGTCGGGCTCGGCCTGGGGGGGCTCTGCAGAGACACCCCCCCATCCCCCACGGCACCGCTGGGTGAGACACAGCCCCCCTCGGCCCCCCCGGGCGGGGTGGGGGCTGAGGGGGGTCCGGGGGTCCCTAATAGACCCAGGTGACCGGGACCCACTGGGGCTGCACGCGCAGGAGCTCCATGGCCTCCCGCAGGCGCCCGAAGGTGCGCTCCAGGTCGTCGTTGGTCAGGCTCAGGTCGAAGTAGTGCCCGTAGCCGCGCTGGATGCGGCTGCTCTCCTCCACCGTGCGCTGCGCGTCCGCCTCCTGCCGCCCAAagcctgcctcagtttccccagcacCCCCCGGCATGGTGGGGGACACCCACTGCTACCTGTGTGTCCTCCAGCCGCCCAAagcctgcctcagtttccccagcacCCCCCGGGAGGGTGGGGAAATCCTATCGTGAGCTGTGTGTCCTCTGCCCCCAAagcctgcctcagtttccccatcacCTCCCGGGATGGTGGGAAACACTCATCGTGAGCTGTGTGCCCTCCTGCCGCTCAaatgtgcctcagtttccccatcacTCCCAGGAATGGTGGGAGACACTCATCGTGAGCTGTGTGCCCTCCTGCCGCTCAaacgtgcctcagtttccccatcagCCCCCGGGATGGTGGGGAAATCCCGTCATGAGCTGTGTGTTCTCTGCCCCCCAaacgtgcctcagtttccccatcacCCCCCGGGATGGTGGGGAACACTCACTGCGATCTGCGCATCCTCTGCCCCCCAaatgtgcctcagtttccccatcacCCCCAGGGACGGTGGGGAAATCCCATCATGAGCCGCgtgccctcctcctgccccccagacgtgcctcagtttccccggcCCCGCACCGTGAGCTGCTTGGTGGCCACGCCGCTCTCCAGGGCCGCGCGGTTCATGGCTCGCAGCCTCTCGGGCCCGGGGGCTTCGATGAACACCACGAAGGGCACGAACTCCGCCGTCCTGAGCACCTTCACGGCCTGCCCGAGGGGACAGCGCTCAGCCCGCGGCCGGGGGGGCTCCGGCTGTCGCCGCGTCCCCTGGCCGCGTCCCCACCTGCGGGTTCACGTCCAGGATGCACATCTTGCCCGCGTCCACCACGGCGCGGATGGAGTCGATCCTGGTGCCGTAGAGGTTCCCCTCGTACTCGCCGTGCTCCAGGTACCGGCCCGCCTTGATGTCCGCCTCCATCTCGGCCCGCGACACGAAGCGGTAACCCTGCCCGTCCCGCTCGCTGTCCTTCGGCTTCCGGGACGTGTCTGCCGGGGGGGGACGCGAGTGACACCCGCCCGTCCCGGGGTCCCGGCCGGGAGCCACCACGGGGACCCGAGTGACACCGCGGGCCCCCTGTCCCGGCCGGGAGCCACCACGGGGACCCGGATGCGGGCGGGGACGatcacaggggacagggatgctggcaggggacagggatgagcacagggacagggactgtgATGGGGCACAGGGGTGATGGCAGGGGACAGTGATGGTGCCAGGATGGCGGACAGGGATGGTGCCAGGACACGGATGATGATGGAGCACAGCGGGGGTTGCAGGGGACAGCGACACTCCGGGGACAGGGAtgagcacaggggacagggacgaTGATGGGGCACAGGGGGTGGTGGCAGCGACgctccagggacagggacggtgCCGGGATGGGGGGACAGGGACGCCCCGGGGACAGGGATGAGCAcagggagggggcacaggggcgCTCACAGGGGATGGTGGTGCCGGGATGGGGGGACAGGGACGCCCCGGGGACAGGGATGAGCACAGAAAGGGGGGACAGGGGCGCTCACAGGGGATGGTGGTGCCGTAGCGCGCCTGGTCGGACATGATCAGCTTGTTCTTGAGGCTGCGGCGCCCCACGCCCTGAGCCCCGATCAGCACCAGCGTTTTCCGGCGGAACGGCGGCATCCGCGCCACCTCCTCGTAGATCAGCAGCTCGTGCCGGTCGAACTCTGGGcgagggacagggctggcacccGTCCCCGGGGACCCCAGGGCACCCCGTCCCGGCGGGTGCCACCACCGCTCCCCCGGGGCAGTGCCCCGGGACACGCACCGGCGTTCTTCGTCGTCAGGTACAtcatcctcttcttcctcttgccGCTGAGGCTGCCACACAGGGCTCCTGCGAGGGCaaggggtggggacagggacagggacagggacagggatagggacagggacagggacaaggggcAGGCGGTTGGGATcttctgcaggggcagtgccgTGGGGACATCACCCTGACAATCGGGGACTTCTGCGGGGCACTGCCGAGGGGACAGGGCCCTGCGGCGGCGGGGACATTGTCACAGGGCGCAGGGGACCCGCCTGCTCCCCCTCGGGGGGtggcccttccctcccccgCCGCGCCAAGCCGTGTCCCCGCGGCCAGGCCATGTCCCCGTACCTGAGGACGGGGCCACCTCCCCGTCGCGCTTGACGAACGCCTTGCgcttctcctccagcagctggctgggcaccaGCCCCGCGCTGCCACCCTCCACGTGGCACgcctggggacacagagccACGCATGGGGACCCCGCGGGGACCGCCCTGGGCTCCAGAGACCCCTCCGACCTCAGGGACTCCTCCacacccctccctgctccagggatTCCCCAATTCCCAAGTTCCTCCCCGTTTCCAGGGtctctcctcagctccagggaccccccaaatcccgaTGGGACACACATCCCAAGCTCCACGAAATCCCCTAATTTCCAGGGACCTCCCAGTCCACACAGGAACCCTCCCGTGCTCCAGGGACCCCCCCCAATTCCCCAGTAGCCCACCCAGCTCCAAGGACACCCCCCGAGCTCCAGGGACCCCCCACTTCACAGGAATTCTCCCAGGCACACCCCAAGCCCACAGGGACCCCTGGATCTCCCCCAGAACGCCCTCCAGGATGGAGCCCAAGTGCCACCACCCCCCCGGCCACCCCTGCAGGGCCCCCCCCCGACCTGCCACCAGTTGGGGTCATCCTGGTTGACGATCTGCAGCAGGTCCCCGGCCATGAACTTGAGCCCGGCCTCCTTGCAGGGGATGAGGCTGTCGGTGGACGGGTCGTAGTCGAAGTGACACTTGACAAACACCTGGCGACAGGGGCGGTCACCGGGGGGACCCTCCGCAGCGCGGGGGGGACACGCGGGACGCGTGTGCCCCTCTAGGAGCCCCCCCCGGCGGGGCGTGCCCCCCGTGCCCGCCGCAGCCAGCCCCGCACGGCCCCCGCGCACACGCACAGGgctccggccgccgccgccgcgccccaCGCGACCACCAGGGCGacccccaggcacagccccagggccagcgcCAGGCACACGAGCGTGCCCAGCGCCGCCAGCGCCGCGCCCGCGATGGCGCACATGGGGACGTGCGGGGACACACGGCCGTGTGGCACACGGGGCACCGCGCCCGCGGCAGAGGGACAGCCTGGGCACGGCCCGCGCGGGGACAGGCCACGCGGGGACAGCCCTGCTTTGTCCCTCGGAGACGGGGGTGGCTGGCACGGCGCGGGGAGGGGCAGCGCCGGGCACCCTTTGGCAGCCGGGCCGGTCCTGtgcggggacggggacagggcaggggccACCAGGGCCCGGCAGAGAGGGCcggggggggcacgggggggacacgggggtccCACCAGCCAAGGGGCGCGTGGCACGGGCAGGGGGACAACAGAGGATGGGAACAGAGGGCGGACAGAGCTGTGGGCAGGGTGGTGGGTGCGGGACCAGGGTGGGATGCGGGTGGGatgggggtgggatgggggtgGGATACGGGTGGGATGCGGGTGGGATTTGGGGCGGGATGCAGGCAGGATGCAGGGTGGGATGTGGGGCGGGATGTGGGTGGGATGAGGGTGGGATGCGGGCGGAATGAGAGTGGGATTCGGGGTGGGATTCGGGGCGGGATGCGGGCGGGATACGGGTGGGATGCGGATGGGATGCAGATGGGATGCAGGGCGGGATGCGGGTGGGATGCGGAGGGGATGCAGATGGGATGCAGGGCGGGATGCGGGCGGGATGCGGGGCGGGATGCGGGCGGGATGCGGGGCGGGATGCGGGGCGGGATGCAGGTGAGACGCGGGGCGGGATGCGGGGCGGTACCTGGCGGGGCGGGTGGGGCTCCTGGTAGCTGGGCAGGATCTTGAGCACGACGCTGCCGCTGGCGTGGcgcaggctgtcctgcagcgCCCGCGGGTCGCTGCCCACCTCGCGCCCGTTCACCTCGCGGATCACGTCCCCCAcgtgcagcagcccctgctgcgcCACCATCCCCCCGTGCAGGATGCGGGCGATCACCAGCTCCCCCCGCTCCACCCGGAACGTCACCCCCTGAGGGGACAGCCCCGCTCAGCCCCCGCACAGCGGGGACACACCCGCCACGCCCGCCCCGCACCCAGCGCACACCCCGCTACggccccagcaccccaaaatcctcccagcCACCCTAAAACCCCACCCGGCGCCTCGCAACGCCCACGgcaccccaaaatgccccatCACCCCACAACGCCCCCGGTACCCCATAACGCTCCAATGTCCCCATCCCCTTGCGACGCCCCAACACTCTCCCGCACCCCAAAACCTTCCAGCACCCCCAAATGTGCCACCGTCACCTCCCGGCGCCCCCTGCCCCCCGAGGTGCTCACCAGGTTCTCCCCGGCTGCCTTGCGGATGCCCACCATGCGCACGGCGTCGGGGGGCACCGGCTGCGACCCCAGCGAGGGctcgggcccggggctgctcgggGGGGGGTCGTAACTCTTGGCGGCCACCGAGTCGTGGGTCTCCAGCAGCGACTGGGACACGCGGGGGGGGTCACCCCTGAGTCCCGCACGCCTGGCACACGCGTGTGGCGCGGGACAGAGGGCCCCGCGCGCGTGGCACGCACCTGGAAGTGCGGCTCCCGCAGGATCCGGGCCAgctccgccgccgccccctGCGCCTCGGGCCGCGCCAGGCGCCCGATGTCCCGCAGGATCTCCTGCACCAGCGCCAGGTTGTCCCCGCGCACCGCCTCCAGCTTGCGCTCCTCCAGCCGCTCGTGCgcctggggacacccccggggacaccggggacagccccggggaCGGGCGGGTAAGGGCGGAGACCCCCAAGCGCCGGGGGGATGCGGGACCCCCGGGGCGCTTCGGGACCTTGAGGGGATCGGGGACCCCGCGGTGGGACAGGGTGTCC is a window of Passer domesticus isolate bPasDom1 chromosome 27, bPasDom1.hap1, whole genome shotgun sequence DNA encoding:
- the MPP2 gene encoding MAGUK p55 subfamily member 2 isoform X3, translating into MQQVLDNLMGLPGTPGVADLDLIFLRGIMESPIVRSLAKAHERLEERKLEAVRGDNLALVQEILRDIGRLARPEAQGAAAELARILREPHFQSLLETHDSVAAKSYDPPPSSPGPEPSLGSQPVPPDAVRMVGIRKAAGENLGVTFRVERGELVIARILHGGMVAQQGLLHVGDVIREVNGREVGSDPRALQDSLRHASGSVVLKILPSYQEPHPPRQVFVKCHFDYDPSTDSLIPCKEAGLKFMAGDLLQIVNQDDPNWWQACHVEGGSAGLVPSQLLEEKRKAFVKRDGEVAPSSGALCGSLSGKRKKRMMYLTTKNAEFDRHELLIYEEVARMPPFRRKTLVLIGAQGVGRRSLKNKLIMSDQARYGTTIPYTSRKPKDSERDGQGYRFVSRAEMEADIKAGRYLEHGEYEGNLYGTRIDSIRAVVDAGKMCILDVNPQAVKVLRTAEFVPFVVFIEAPGPERLRAMNRAALESGVATKQLTEADAQRTVEESSRIQRGYGHYFDLSLTNDDLERTFGRLREAMELLRVQPQWVPVTWVY
- the MPP2 gene encoding MAGUK p55 subfamily member 2 isoform X1, whose protein sequence is MSRPGPGSPPPGPAPPAPPAMQQVLDNLMGLPGTPGVADLDLIFLRGIMESPIVRSLAKAHERLEERKLEAVRGDNLALVQEILRDIGRLARPEAQGAAAELARILREPHFQSLLETHDSVAAKSYDPPPSSPGPEPSLGSQPVPPDAVRMVGIRKAAGENLGVTFRVERGELVIARILHGGMVAQQGLLHVGDVIREVNGREVGSDPRALQDSLRHASGSVVLKILPSYQEPHPPRQVFVKCHFDYDPSTDSLIPCKEAGLKFMAGDLLQIVNQDDPNWWQACHVEGGSAGLVPSQLLEEKRKAFVKRDGEVAPSSGALCGSLSGKRKKRMMYLTTKNAEFDRHELLIYEEVARMPPFRRKTLVLIGAQGVGRRSLKNKLIMSDQARYGTTIPYTSRKPKDSERDGQGYRFVSRAEMEADIKAGRYLEHGEYEGNLYGTRIDSIRAVVDAGKMCILDVNPQAVKVLRTAEFVPFVVFIEAPGPERLRAMNRAALESGVATKQLTEADAQRTVEESSRIQRGYGHYFDLSLTNDDLERTFGRLREAMELLRVQPQWVPVTWVY
- the MPP2 gene encoding MAGUK p55 subfamily member 2 isoform X2; amino-acid sequence: MPAAAPASVTAMQQVLDNLMGLPGTPGVADLDLIFLRGIMESPIVRSLAKAHERLEERKLEAVRGDNLALVQEILRDIGRLARPEAQGAAAELARILREPHFQSLLETHDSVAAKSYDPPPSSPGPEPSLGSQPVPPDAVRMVGIRKAAGENLGVTFRVERGELVIARILHGGMVAQQGLLHVGDVIREVNGREVGSDPRALQDSLRHASGSVVLKILPSYQEPHPPRQVFVKCHFDYDPSTDSLIPCKEAGLKFMAGDLLQIVNQDDPNWWQACHVEGGSAGLVPSQLLEEKRKAFVKRDGEVAPSSGALCGSLSGKRKKRMMYLTTKNAEFDRHELLIYEEVARMPPFRRKTLVLIGAQGVGRRSLKNKLIMSDQARYGTTIPYTSRKPKDSERDGQGYRFVSRAEMEADIKAGRYLEHGEYEGNLYGTRIDSIRAVVDAGKMCILDVNPQAVKVLRTAEFVPFVVFIEAPGPERLRAMNRAALESGVATKQLTEADAQRTVEESSRIQRGYGHYFDLSLTNDDLERTFGRLREAMELLRVQPQWVPVTWVY
- the MPP2 gene encoding MAGUK p55 subfamily member 2 isoform X4; its protein translation is MSRPGPGSPPPGPAPPAPPAMQQVLDNLMGLPGTPGVADLDLIFLRGIMESPIVRSLAKAHERLEERKLEAVRGDNLALVQEILRDIGRLARPEAQGAAAELARILREPHFQSLLETHDSVAAKSYDPPPSSPGPEPSLGSQPVPPDAVRMVGIRKAAGENLGVTFRVERGELVIARILHGGMVAQQGLLHVGDVIREVNGREVGSDPRALQDSLRHASGSVVLKILPSYQEPHPPRQVFVKCHFDYDPSTDSLIPCKEAGLKFMAGDLLQIVNQDDPNWWQACHVEGGSAGLVPSQLLEEKRKAFVKRDGEVAPSSGALCGSLSGKRKKRMMYLTTKNAEFDRHELLIYEEVARMPPFRRKTLVLIGAQGVGRRSLKNKLIMSDQARYGTTIPYTSRKPKDSERDGQGYRFVSRAEMEADIKAGRYLEHGEYEGNLYGTRIDSIRAVVDAGKMCILDVNPQAVKVLRTAEFVPFVVFIEAPGPERLRAMNRAALESGVATKQLTVRGRGN